A window from Sinorhizobium fredii encodes these proteins:
- a CDS encoding glycosyltransferase — MKVMHIHFGKEGGAERFFVNLVNALHDRGVEQRVLIRPERSWRGEIEGSAKIYEGVFRRISLSRFFLQWRMSRILREFRPDVIMAWQLRASRFMPSYKKAFRISRLGDYPEHLGYYTNVETLVCITPDIATKVREFGWRRDIEVIANFTRATPVAPISRSEMRTPADAFVVVGMGRFVKRKGFDGLLRAVQKVEGVHLWLLGDGPERNELERLTDALGIGDRVRFPGWQTNAYGYLAAGDVFAINSSHEPLGNVCFEGWGAGKPTIAARAEGPSWVMTHERDALMVDCGDDEGLANAIRRLRDDTVLRERLSAGGRDTLQSRFSERAITDAYLELFARGAAQR, encoded by the coding sequence ATGAAAGTCATGCATATTCATTTCGGCAAGGAAGGCGGCGCGGAACGGTTCTTCGTCAATCTCGTCAACGCCCTGCATGACCGTGGCGTCGAGCAACGCGTGCTGATCCGCCCCGAACGTAGCTGGCGCGGCGAAATCGAAGGCAGCGCCAAGATCTACGAAGGCGTCTTCCGCCGGATTTCGTTGTCGCGGTTTTTCCTGCAGTGGCGGATGTCGCGCATCCTCAGGGAGTTCCGGCCGGATGTCATCATGGCCTGGCAGCTGCGCGCCAGCCGCTTCATGCCTTCTTACAAGAAAGCCTTCCGCATTTCTCGTCTGGGTGACTATCCGGAGCATCTCGGCTACTACACCAATGTCGAGACATTGGTTTGCATCACCCCGGACATTGCCACCAAGGTTCGCGAATTCGGATGGCGCCGCGATATCGAAGTGATCGCTAATTTCACGCGGGCAACGCCCGTTGCACCGATATCCCGGTCTGAGATGCGGACGCCCGCCGACGCCTTTGTCGTCGTCGGCATGGGACGTTTCGTCAAGCGCAAGGGCTTCGACGGGCTGCTACGCGCCGTCCAGAAGGTCGAGGGCGTCCATCTTTGGCTGCTCGGAGACGGGCCCGAACGGAACGAGCTGGAGCGGTTGACCGACGCGCTCGGCATAGGCGATCGTGTGCGCTTTCCCGGCTGGCAGACCAATGCCTATGGTTACCTTGCCGCGGGTGACGTCTTCGCGATCAATTCCTCGCATGAGCCTCTCGGCAATGTGTGCTTCGAGGGTTGGGGCGCCGGCAAGCCGACCATTGCCGCACGGGCCGAAGGGCCTTCCTGGGTGATGACGCATGAGCGCGATGCCTTGATGGTCGATTGCGGCGATGACGAGGGTCTTGCCAACGCGATCCGCAGGCTACGCGACGATACGGTGCTTCGCGAAAGGCTGAGTGCCGGCGGCCGCGACACGCTGCAGTCGCGCTTTTCCGAGAGGGCGATCACCGACGCCTATCTCGAGCTCTTCGCAAGAGGTGCAGCGCAGCGATGA